In Camelus dromedarius isolate mCamDro1 chromosome 7, mCamDro1.pat, whole genome shotgun sequence, the sequence attttttattttcccaattcACTCTAAAACTTCTGCTACATTTTATCCCTTCATGTGGCCTCAGTGGGAAGGAGAATGGGTCACGTGGCATGTTCAATGAAATGTGGTATATTCTTTTTACAGTGGCCACCCAAGTAGATTGTTTCCTAACCTACTGAGTATCTGGtctttaggattaaaaaaaaactattggaaGTGTAATTGATGTGTAATAAGCTAAACGTGTTTTAAGGTATACAGTTGATAAGTTTTGAAATAGGGTGCACCCATGAAACCATTAATACAACAGATAGTGAACATACCCTTTACTCCCAAGTTTCCTCATGCCTCTTCCCATCTTCCCCCATGCCCAAGTAGCCACTGATCTTTCTGTCACTGTGGATTAGTTTGCgttttcttgagtttttttaTAAATGAGATCCTACAGTATATTGTACTAATTGGGCTTTGATCGCATAACCTTGACTGCAGAGTTGGCATCTTGTATTTGGAATCCATGAAGCAAACCCTCCTACGTAACATCAGTGGTACTCAAGAGTTGTATTCTCTAAAGGGGCAAtattagaaggaaagagaaaaagaacaatggGGAATGGTGTTGGAGTAAGATTATCAAATTCTGGGGATCAGCACATTACCCCCAGCCATCCTGCTCATTTTCTGGTTAAACAATAAAACTTTGAAGCCTAGTCCAATCCTAGATCCTTGCAACAACCAGTTGGTTTTGCTCTGTTTAAGGAATTTGGCTTTTATCACAGAAAGATGTATCTGGGACTGAAAAGCTTATGGAAGGCTTAATATAACTCTCCCTAGCCACTGAAAAATAGCCTTGGGAATGCACAGCCTAGTGACCACCAAGAGCGTCCTCTCCACAGCTGTAGCTTTGGAAACCAGAGCTCTAACCTCATTAGTGGTGTCAGGGCCTCATTGCTTACTCTTAAGTGTTACAGATTGCTTCAGACTAGTTCTTACGAATAGTTTTGTAACTTTTTGACATAGCAAGGGTACCCAcctaaatgttaaattaaaaaggaaCTGTTTGGGATCTGGTACCCTAATGTAGACATTGTGTGCCTGCATGACATAGTCTAGAATAAGTACAATGACAGTCTTGCACCTGAACTTACCTAAGTCATAAAGCCCCCACAGAATTGTCTGTTCCCTCGTTTCCGTGATTGGCTTAGCCAAGAAATTATAGTCAGGATTATGTGGAACACAAATCACCCATTGGGGCTATTCCCCGCAAGATTGTGCTGAAGAAAAGTAACTTGTGATTTTTTTAGGTACCTGTTCTATAAAAGTCAATAACTGAGAATGTAGGATAAATAAGACAGGAACTTGCACTTTTGAATGGCATCAACCCCTCATGAATGCAAAGTACGTGTCCACCTTGTGTAGCCCGGGTACTGAATCATTTTACAAAGATGAAGCCAAAATTTGAAGAAGTTAAAAATCCAAGATTTTGCAACAAGGTATGCCTGATTTTGTGAGATCTATTGACCAGCAAATGAGAAAGTTGCCTTGTGAGAATGTTCCTTTATCAATATTCTCTCCTACTCCACAGAGAATGAAAAGTTCTTTGTGTCAATGAAAAGCTGAGTAAAAGGAAGGAGTCTTGAAAGGGAATGTTTTGTTGGATATACAGATGAATTTGGTGGGGAAGGGGGCCCTGGAGGAAGGAAGTAAGGGAAACTACTGGGTACTGGAGAGGTGCATTCATTCCCCAGGGCATGAGCATCAGTATCCTGTGGATTCCAACTTAAACACTAGCAGAGGCCAGCAGGGCAGTCAAAGGCCTCTACCAAGGAGAACTCCAGCATAGCTAGGGAGCAGTGAATGGCAACATGTCTTGCCTTTAACCTCTGGAACGTGTGGTGTCCGTCACTTTTGTATAGTGTTAATCCACCACTGGCTGCTACAACTCAGAGATCTATAGGAAATGACAGCCAGGtgtgctgtttttgttttcatgttttatttttaagaaatcaaaaagtAGAAACTCAAGATTTTCGGCAGCTGCTGAGCTGTCCGCAGTACTGGAGAAGTCAGTGCGTGAATGGTCACCTAGTGCAGCTATTCCTGCCAAGCTTCCATAATAATTCACCCGCTCTCCATCTCTTTGCTCCAGGATTCATCACAGGTTGTAAACGCAAGTACTTGCGGGGATGAGGCAGTGAAGAGTGAAGGAGGCTGGGTGAGGACTGTATTGAACTGGGAGGACGTTCCCGTCTAAATTTCTAGCTGATTATTGCCATTGGAGAATATGAGACAATGTTTGCCAGTCTTTTGAGAGAAGCTGGTAATCAGATAGGTGACATCACCTAATCTTAAAGGGTTGACAGCTAATTTCAAtctgaagaggaaataaaactttataaaatcaGGAGGAAAGATGCTAACCTTTGTGGATGACTGAAAACTAAGCCTAAGACAAAAGGAACTATATAAGTGCTGTGCTCTAGTTGGTAAAGTTTCTTAAAGAGGCATGGGTTAATAATTCTGTAACCTCTATACAGATGTATCGTATAgaaaaggtggggagaggagtcACTTTATAGTGGAGTAACCTGACGAACGCTACCTtggccaggtgatcaaggtcaacatcaaaaGGGATAAATCATGGTGATAGTACGTACCCTCGATATGCTGTGGTAAGAATGACACTTTACTGCTGTTTTACTTAACAAAAACCATGAAGAACACATCAGACAAGCCCCAGATGAGGGACATTCTAAAATGTACCCTCAAAGCCATCCAAATCATCGAAAAcaaggaaaagtctgagaaactgtcagacCAGTGGAggctaaggagacatgatgaccAAATGTAATGTGATCATTTGGATGGgtcctagaacagaaaaagagtGTGAAATAAAAACGAATGAAATCTGACTAAGGATAGAATTTAGTTAAtaatgatgtatttattttgtttcattagtTGTGACAAATGTCCTGTCATAATGTAAGGTGTGATGAAAGATGTCAACAATTGGACAAACTGGGTGTAGTGTAAATAGGCACTCTTAGCAACTTTGCTGTAAATCTGAAAccatttaaatgtgtttttatttaaattgctaAACTCTGCACAGGCCACTTAGCCATATAAAGATGCTCAGCCTTGTTCATAATGAGAAATGgtagaaatattatttctcaTCTGTCAGGTGGGCAAAATTCCAAAAATTGACAATATAATCTATTGAGACTGCGGGGAAACAGCCACACTAAGAGATTTATCAGAATTTTGCCAACACCTAGCAAAATTAGACAAATATTTACCTTTTGGCCCAGAAATACTATTTCTGTGGATCTGTCCTAAAGATACACTGGCAAAAATGTGAAAAGACATAAGTACACACAAACCTGTCCACTACAGCATTGTGTATAATAACTAAAGATGGAAGCAATTCCAATACCCACTAAAAGGTTGTCAAAACAAAAACCTGCATCCAGTCAAGCCTCTAGAATCTAGAGTCTGGGTCTAAGTACCCCtttacaggaaatacagaagaCAAAATATGATAACACAACAGAGATGGAGTCAGTAGCATCTAGGCAAAAACAGTGCAGAACAAATAATGCAATTTCTTCCACAATTACAACGGAATAAAATTTCTCtaattgtcttaaaatttttaagtgctaGATATTGGATAAAAAGTAATTAGTTGTGATGGTACTGTAGTTTTGGCTTTTTTAGAATGTCCTTGTCTTTTAGAGATATGTACTGACTATACATGTAATATGCTAAGACTTGCTTCAGAATAATCTCATTGTGGGTGTGGGAGTTTAGATAGATGAGGAACACTATGaattgataattgttgaagctacTACTTGGGGATTTCATACCATTCTCCCtactttcacaaatatttaaaatcttccatagtaaaaagataacaaaaattGTTCAGGTTAAAAAACTGTATCTATAAGCCAGATTCAAACGATGAACTACCAATTTGTATGTATTGTCCTAATATATTAAATAGCGTATGAAGATACATGAGGACAACAGATTGCAATGGCTCTTAGTTGAAATACCAGCCCTTCCTTTTTCACCATTTCTTATGGGAAGATTGATTTGGACAGGATTTTAGGCTCTGCacacatttaaaaatccacaCTCTTGCTTCAGCTGGCTTCCTCCTGGAAAGCAAAGCCCCACTGACTCATCAGCCTGGAAGGCAGGCCCTCCCTGTGTCAACGGCCCCAGAGATGGAGGGCAGGTGGTGGGGGAAAGGGCCAGCTGACATGGGAAATACAGTCTGGGAGAACAGCATGGAAGCAACtggaactggggaaaaaaataaacagctgagTCTGcctgtttttaacatttattaatcgaaaaatatgtaaaattccaCTTTGTACCCCCAGTTCTTGGACTCTCAAGGGAGGTAGCTGCCAGCTCTATGTATATCGGGTGTAAACCTAAGTGCTTATACCTTAAGCGATGAGGAAGCGAGGCCCAAACAAGGGAACCCCAAAATCAGGCCCATGCCCTGCAGAGGACCTGCCTGGGGGACCTGAGCCACAGGCACATGGCTCTTTTGCCACAGGAAATGGGGGCAACCACAAGAGTAGGCCACTCTGGGGCAACTCCTTCTGTATAGCTAGGCTCCCAGGGTCTGGGGAGTTCCTTCTCTTGTCGCTGGTGCTGATGGCTGAGTTCCCCCAAAGCCAGCAGAGGGGCACATCCAGAGCCCTCAAGCAAAACTGGCTTCCAGCTTCCCTCAGCTTCTGCAAGGAGAACTGGACCTCAggcctcttttccttcttcttggcCCAAATCCACCTACAGGAGACCCAGAGATAGGACCCTGCAGCCAGTCAGGTGCCCTCTGGGGCCATCGCACCTCCACATATCAGTCCTCCCAGCCACCCAGGAAGCCTGGGCCAGTCACTATCTTCAGCCTCATTATTGCATGCCGACTGGGTGCATGGGCCAGGGAGCCTGACCAGCACTGAGGCCGGGCACAGGAGGGGCTTGGGCCAcaggctgcagctgctgctgggaCTGCCAGATGTGATGGAGCTCCTTGAACTGCTCCACCATGCGGTCTTTGAGGTCTGGGTTTGAGATCTGTAGCCGGATACTATCAGCTGACCAAGAAAGCTCCCCTGAGAACATCTCTAGCAGCATCCGAGCTGCTACGGGCACCACCTGGGGGGAAAAAGAGGAGACAGGACAAGGAGAACCTTGGCAGGGCTGTCAAATCCAGTTGTACAAGAGGGTatccaccagggggcaggtgGTGGAGGGtatccaccagggggcaggggcagcagtTTCTACTTCATACAGAGGCTATTTGTGTGTGGGCAGCCCTGAGCCACCACCATGGGGCAAGGGCCTAGCCCCAGGATTCCCCAATATTCAAACGAAAGCAAAGTTGAGGGGGTGGGAGACGGGGGTATACCTGTACAGTGATGAGCTTCTTCTCTCGGGGTTTGCGGTCAGGCCACTCCTCCCCAAAGCAGAAGAAGATCTCAAATGGCGGTGGGGTGTTGGTCTGGCCCTTCTGGAATAGGATGAGCTCTGCATTGAGATCGACACCCTTAGTCAAAGGCTGGAACTGCTCCCGGACAAAAGGAGGCCAAGAGTAACACGATATGGGGCCTCACCATTGAGAAAATGCTCCAGGCTGAAGAGCTTGGTCTTGACCTCCCGCTGAATGGGGTTGGGGTGCGAGCCATGGGCTGAGGCACAGGGACCGCTCCAGAACACTTTGCACTGGCACAGGCGGATGGCGTACAGATCTTGGCCTTGCAGCTGGAGGATGAGCCCACGGTCCAGGACATCCAGCAGCTGGTTGGTGTAGAAGCGCTGCTTGTCGCTGGGGATGTCCTCAGGGCTGGGGAAGCGCACTTGCTCTAGGCTCACAGGGCCGAAGAGTTCCACCTGCTCCTGGGTGGCCTCCAGCTGGCTGTAGAAGAGCCGGCAGCCGTGGGGGTTGCTGATGGTGAGTGCCCGGGGTGGCCGCCCCCGGTACTGGAACTTGATCTCCAAGTCGGTCACTGTGGGGCAGAGGAGCAGGCCCACTCGGCCCATGAGCTCCATGCCTCCCCATTCTGCAGCCCACTGACTTTCTCTGCCCAGCAGCCATGCTGTTGCCAGCTCTCCCAATTCCTTCCCCCACTCAAGAAGGGACTGGCATAGGCGTTTTTGTTCTTCATCTTCCTCCACCCTCCTTGCAAACCAGCCCCCTACACTGCCTtcccctgcccagcccacccATGGGTCCTTACGAGGCAGCATGTGGGGGCTGATCAGCAGGTCGGGCAGGAGTTGTTCGCCTGGAGGGGGCAGATCGGCAGCCAGGGTCCCAGGCTGCGTGCTCGGCAGGACCTCAGAGAGCAGCTCCCTAAAGTCAGTGGGGTTGCCAGGGACAGGGCCCAGGAGGCTGGGGTCTGGAGCAGGGGCACCAAGCACAACAGGCGGCTGGAGAGTGGGTGGCCACTTGACATCCTCTTTGGGTAATGAATAGGGTGCCATGGCGGGGCCAGGCTGCACTGCTTCTACAGAAGGTGGGGGTGGACAAAGCTTTAATGCCACTTCTAGAAACTGCCTCCCAGGCCTACCTACTCCCAACCCTGGGCCTCTCCCCAGATTCCCTTCTGCCTCCCACCAGGTACCTGTGGTACCTGCAGCTTCTCCTTATACTAGACCCCCAACCACatcacctcccagccccacctgtgaGGCTCAGGCTTGGTAACATCCTCTGGAGCTGAAGGGAAGACACAGTcaaaggaggaaggaggccagagagagagaaagaaggacaggTTATTAAATTGATCTGATGCTAAAGAATTAACACATGAGACCCCCAAGGCAATTCCCCAGTCTTCAGCTTAGCCAAGGCCAGACCTTgcctccagtcccagctctgccatcccAGGCATGTCGGTAggctctcagtgcctcagtttccgcACCTGCAGGTGCTAATACCTACTAAACCCCAACTGCTGTGACAGTCAGACCATGTGTGAGCATGTTTTACACCAACGAAGTCCCAGGGGGTTCAAGGTGGTGACTTTCTTCCTATCCTCAGAAACCGGAGAgaagaaactcagagaagagCTGCAGGGAGAGCGGCAGGGCTCCGGAGGAGGGACTGCTCAGCCCCGCAGCAGAGTGGGACAGCAGAAACGCCCTAGCGGGGCGCACCACATCAGTGCAGACAGAGGTGGCGGAGAGCGGCCCCCGGctcacctcttcctcttcctcctcctcctcctctcctgcatgAACAGTGTAATCCTCGCTG encodes:
- the IRF5 gene encoding interferon regulatory factor 5 isoform X2 encodes the protein MNQPAPAALPPPRRVRLKPWLVAQVNSCQYPGLQWVNGEKKFFYIPWRHATRHGPSQDGDNTIFKAWAKETGKYTEGVDEADPAKWKANLRCALNKSRDFRLIYDGPRDMPPQPYKIYEVCSNGPTPAEAQPSEDYTVHAGEEEEEEEEELQRMLPSLSLTEAVQPGPAMAPYSLPKEDVKWPPTLQPPVVLGAPAPDPSLLGPVPGNPTDFRELLSEVLPSTQPGTLAADLPPPGEQLLPDLLISPHMLPLTDLEIKFQYRGRPPRALTISNPHGCRLFYSQLEATQEQVELFGPVSLEQVRFPSPEDIPSDKQRFYTNQLLDVLDRGLILQLQGQDLYAIRLCQCKVFWSGPCASAHGSHPNPIQREVKTKLFSLEHFLNELILFQKGQTNTPPPFEIFFCFGEEWPDRKPREKKLITVQVVPVAARMLLEMFSGELSWSADSIRLQISNPDLKDRMVEQFKELHHIWQSQQQLQPVAQAPPVPGLSAGQAPWPMHPVGMQ
- the IRF5 gene encoding interferon regulatory factor 5 isoform X1; this translates as MRKCRAVGRADQQEVQLREGAAQPHRPPCAPGRSHAGSPQTDPFAMNQPAPAALPPPRRVRLKPWLVAQVNSCQYPGLQWVNGEKKFFYIPWRHATRHGPSQDGDNTIFKAWAKETGKYTEGVDEADPAKWKANLRCALNKSRDFRLIYDGPRDMPPQPYKIYEVCSNGPTPAEAQPSEDYTVHAGEEEEEEEEELQRMLPSLSLTEAVQPGPAMAPYSLPKEDVKWPPTLQPPVVLGAPAPDPSLLGPVPGNPTDFRELLSEVLPSTQPGTLAADLPPPGEQLLPDLLISPHMLPLTDLEIKFQYRGRPPRALTISNPHGCRLFYSQLEATQEQVELFGPVSLEQVRFPSPEDIPSDKQRFYTNQLLDVLDRGLILQLQGQDLYAIRLCQCKVFWSGPCASAHGSHPNPIQREVKTKLFSLEHFLNELILFQKGQTNTPPPFEIFFCFGEEWPDRKPREKKLITVQVVPVAARMLLEMFSGELSWSADSIRLQISNPDLKDRMVEQFKELHHIWQSQQQLQPVAQAPPVPGLSAGQAPWPMHPVGMQ